The Salvelinus alpinus chromosome 25, SLU_Salpinus.1, whole genome shotgun sequence genomic sequence CAGGCTCGTTCTCTGGCACTTCACATGGAGTAGGTTACATGGAGTGGATTcgctaaagagactggtacccagccTAGGTGGAAACGCCTTTGTGAGCAAATATTGTGAGTCACGCAATGAAATATTGTGTGCTCCTCCCACTATGAcgcgggaaagcatgcagtttattaggctacagatgaaataagttacgaTGAActtttcacagggtggtgaaagtgcacgttgatgagcttgatgctactTTCCAATACATATCGAAGTTCTTACTCTGGTGACATGAAGATCGATGTTTGGCTGTCGTTTGAAAAAAAAAGACAATCtttctcttttgtccataatcaTCGAAGTGCAGGTAGCCTACCTGCACTGCACTGCACCTGCgaactgttggctagagcgcacatgCCAAAAGTAGAGTGGGCACATTCGTTATGTAACGAAAGATGTATtctgacaaaaccatcagtagataGAAAGCCATGTACCTTGTATTTTTGTATTCAAAACATGGGAATTTAACAGTAAAAGTAATTGTTTTCTGTGCACTGTCATCACGTAGTGATTTTATCCACAAGTCAGTtagatggaaacatctctggtggaaaaATGCgcaaattgtttttttttatgcagattttagaatactCGCATGGAAATCTGTCTATCGGGTTTCAGGTAAGACcaaagtgcagactgtgttgaagtaacaatgttaatTACAGCAACAGGAGCAGGCAGACGACAgctcaaggcaggcaggggttgatGAACCAGAGTAGTGGGGAAAAGGTataggacagcaggcaggctcagagtcaggtcaggcaagggtcaaaaccaggaggacgaggaaAAAAGAGAGACGGGGAAAAGCAGGCGCTGAGACaaaccactggttgacttgaacaaacaagacgaactggccacagacaaacagaaaacacgggtataaatacccaggggataagtgggcgacacctggatgggggatggagacaagcacaaggacaggtgaaacaggtcagggtgtgacactgtcACCAATTAGATGGAAACCCAGCTAGTGACATTTTCCTTTATATAATCATATTAGCATTAGTAAGCTTTCTCTCAGTTTTATTGAGATGTTGATGCTGTTCAATGACTAGTAACATAGAATTATCCATTATATTAACCAGATACTGTAGTGGCCATTTAACAAGGAAAATAAATGTCTTCCAAAATGGAAGGCAGTcgggaggaggcaagatcaggtgggaccattttGGCCAATGAGAGAGCAGATTGGAGTGTGATAATAGGCACAATTTTggtataaagtgttttttctaaAAGTTGCCAGGATGTAACGTGTCCTACTTCGATCTGTTCAGTAGTAACAACAAGTATTATGAAACATCTATTTGACCAAATAAAACACAAATAGCAAAATAAgccattacatttttaaaaacaaaatGTTACTCTCATTGACCTCAATAAAAATACTCCTTGCTGGGTAAgtgaaaaataacaaaaacacgGCAACTGCTGGAGAAGATTGATGTTGGGCTCAGTTATCCCTCTTCCTTCGCCTCTTCCTTCGTCTCTTCCTTcgcctcttccttctcctcttccttctcctcttccttcgcctcttccttctcctcttccttcgCCTCTTCCTTCGCCTCCTCCTTCGCCTCTTCCTTCGCCTCTTCCTTCGCCTCTTCCTTCGCCTCTTCCTTCGCCTCTTCCTTCGCCTCTTCCTTCGCCTCTTCCTTCGcctcctccttcacctcctcctTCGCCTCCTCCTTCGCCTCTTCCTTcgcctcttccttctcctcctccttcgccTCCTCTTTCGCCTCTTCCTTCACCTCTTCCTTCGCCTCTTCCTTCGCCTCTTCCTCCGCCTCCTCCTTCGCCtctaccttctcctcttccttcgCCTCTTCCTTCGCCTCTTCCTtcgcctcctccttctcctcttccttcgCCTCTTCCTTcgtctcttccttctcctcttccttcgCCTCTTCCTtcgcctcctccttctcctcttccttcgCCTCTTCCTTcgtctcttccttctcctcttccttcgtctcttccttctcctcctccttcgcctctaccttctcctcttccttcgcctcttccttctcctcttccttcgCCTCCTCCTTcgcctcttccttctcctcttcctttgcctcctccttctcctcttccttctcctcttccttctcctcttccttcgCCTCTTCCTTcgcctcttccttctcctcttccttcgcctcttcctctctgctaggAAGCAGATGAATGGAAATGTCCCATTGGGATGACATCATTTCAACGTCCAGTTTTTAATTTACATTTGGTTGCattgtcaactaacatgaattcaacgtgaaatcaagtGTCACCGTGTCAGTGGATTTAGGGTCAAATTTGAATGACATATTGCTACATGTCCTTACTTTGATGactttcaaatccaatcagttttccatcaCATTTAACCTTTTTtgttgaaattacgtggaaacaacgttgattcatccagtttttgcccagtgggatatcGGTCCAGATGAATATATCAAAGCTCTTGTCATCGTTTATTAAGTAGTTggactcctgagtggcgcagtggtctaagacactgcatctcagtgcaagaggtgtcactgcagtacctggtttgaaatCCAGGccgcatcacatccggccgtgattgggagtcccatagttgtggtgcacaattggcccagcgccgtccgggtttggcctgggtaggccgtcattgtaaataagaatttgttcttaaactgacttgcctagttgaataaaggttacACACTAAGTGTATGTGTACATGCCAGTGCTAAAGTATCCACACAGCCAACAAACAAGTTGTACTCTGAATGTCTctttcacaaacacacagaatGAATGAGGATTCTCGACTGTAACTGATGCAATGGTTCAAGCAGCATAACTGGTGTCGCTAGGCAACGCGGTCACACCTGCAACCACACCTGCAGACAATTCATTTGAACGGTTCACAGTCACATTGCAACCATCTTTCACCAAATAGACTGAGGCAAGTTGAGGTCGAATGTTGTCGTGTAGTCTCTGCTCTCACAGACCATGTGGCTTTAATGGATAAGGCTTCACACTTCTGATCAGAAGATTATGGGTTCAAGTCACATCATGACTGTTTAGATTTGATAGCTTTATGTATATTGAACAGGTTCTCTAGTTGCTTAGACTATCCCTTGTTGCCAGGTTACGGTAAGAGATTGTAATGTAGGCTCTTCTTCTTAGAGCAGAACAAATCTGATTGGTTTCTAAAAGGTCAATGGGCCGAGTTTAACAGATGCGCAACTTTTGAAAGCATGGCAGAGGTTCCGAACTGAAAATCTTGTAAATAAAACTTTGAGTTACAAGTTACCACATTTTGAAATCATTATTGTTTTACAGTAGCCAGACAAATGTGACAATATATCTAAGATACAACTGCTCTCCTGAACCAAATTGTTAAATGTATCAAGCTAGCAGCAACATGCTAAGCTATTcagagcaagctagctagctaagcattTAGCAACCTATTAGCTACTCATGTTGAATTAATaaataaagctagctagctaggtgtcAAATATACAAGTCAGTTAACATTTGTTTTATTGAAATTTTAATAAAGCATCATTGTTAAATGCTAAGCTAAACAGCTAATTGGCCAGCAGATAGACATATTTTACTAATGTTGTCATAGAATAGTGCTAGCTAGGTCTCAAATATACCAGTAAGTCACCTCCCACTTCAGCAAAATATTTAGTTGAATAAGTTATATAAACTTAAAAATGGAAATGGACTGTTATGCTTCTCAGAGGTCAGAAACTTAAAATGCTACGCTAAAATTAACTGGCTGGCTAAGCCTCTTACTAATGTTGAATCGTAAAAtagagctagctactgtagctaggtcTCAAATATGCCAttaaatatgaaaataataataagCAAAAATTATTGTTAACATTAAGCTTTAATAAACAAAAACTTGGAATGCACTGTTGAAATGCTGCTCCATTGGCAGTAATGTTACGTTGGGTGAAGATAACCATAGGATATCATTTAGATAAGTCCATGGCTCCCCACAGGACAGTAAACACTTTTTTAGATGACCTTTTGTGCTTGAAGTCTGCCCTTGAGACAAACTAAAATGACTGCCTCTGGGGAAGCGTTTAAACAGTGCATTCAAATGGCTGCCCCGAGGGCAGCGAAGACTTTTAGTAAATTACATTTTTGTGCTTGAAGTCTGGCCTACAGTGATCTTGACCCAAACTAAGGGCAGCATAAGCAGTCTAAATGTTTTATAAAACAAATGTCAACTGGCATATTTGAGACCTTGCTTTCTATATTTATTTTATAATTCAACATTAGTAGGCGATAGCTCTCTGCTCAGCTAAGTTACATTTAGCTTAGCATTTTCTACCCCAGAGAAGCATAACAGTCCATTCCAATTTGTAAGTTTATACAGCTTATTTAACTAAATATTTTGATAACGTAAGTGGGAGCTGACTTACTTGTATATTTGACAGCTAGCTAGCTCTATTATTAATTCAACATAAGTAGCTAAGAGGTTGTTAGCTTGTTCTGATTAGCTTAGTATGGTGCTGCTAGCTTGCTACATTTTACTTTTGGTTCAGGAGACCAGTTGTATTTTAGAGATATTGTTACATTTGTCTGACTACTGTAACACAATAATGATTTAAAAACGTTACAACTTGTAACTCAAAGTTTTAtttacaatatttttttttacattgtttattGAATTTTCAACACCAGCATTTACAAAATAATTGCAGTTGTACGTTATTTGCTAGTAATATTCAACAACATAAAGGCAACAATACATCAAAACAAAGAGTGagacaaacatttaaaaaataaataaaaataagataagaaaaaaaatattttgatacagtgtcacgtcctgatctgtttcacctgtccttgtgattgtctccaccccctccaggtgtcgcttattttccccagtgtatttatccctgtgtttcctgtctctctgtgccagtgtatttatccctgtgtttcctgtctctctgtgccagttcgtcttgtttgtttccaagtcaaccagtgttttcccgtactcctgcttctattctcttttgctagtcctcccggtttttgacccttgcctgtttactggactccgtacccgcctgcctgaccattctgcctgccttgacctcgagcctgtctgccactctgtacctcctggactctgatctggttttgaccttttgcctgtccacgaccattctcttgcctacccctttggattaataaacattgtaagactccaaccatctgcctcctgtgtctacaTTTGgttctcgccttgtgccttgatatacAGTTGTTACAGGTCAACTAGCACAGATAATACAGTCCTTAACATCCGAGATGTCGTGTATACACATACCAGGCCTCTTACGTCCCCAATATATAAATATTCATCACTCTGGAACTGCAGGGAAATGTATTCGTTTAACATAAGAAAAGAAGGGAGCCCACATTGCATAGAATTTGTCTACAGACCCATTGAGTGTGTGTTAAATTTTTTCCAACTTTATGCAATTC encodes the following:
- the LOC139553109 gene encoding probable inactive protein kinase DDB_G0270444, with the translated sequence MMSSQWDISIHLLPSREEEAKEEEKEEAKEEAKEEEKEEEKEEEKEEAKEEEKEEAKEEAKEEEKEEAKEEEKVEAKEEEKEETKEEEKEETKEEAKEEEKEEAKEEAKEEEKEETKEEAKEEEKEEAKEEAKEEAKEEEKVEAKEEAEEEAKEEAKEEVKEEAKEEAKEEEKEEAKEEAKEEAKEEVKEEAKEEAKEEAKEEAKEEAKEEAKEEAKEEAKEEAKEEAKEEEKEEAKEEEKEEEKEEAKEETKEEAKEEG